A genomic stretch from Algoriphagus halophilus includes:
- a CDS encoding VOC family protein has product MFTNTKAFGGFSVDDLHEAKIFYREILGVEVEKLPMGILCLKFPDDNQIMIYPKTNHQPATFTVLNFPVKDVEKAVDELIAKGVVFEQYQDPIKTDEKGICRNSGPLIAWFKDPAGNILSILEDI; this is encoded by the coding sequence ATGTTTACGAATACAAAAGCATTCGGTGGGTTCTCTGTAGACGATCTTCATGAGGCAAAAATTTTTTATAGGGAGATTTTAGGGGTGGAGGTGGAGAAATTGCCTATGGGAATACTTTGTCTCAAATTCCCGGATGACAATCAAATCATGATTTATCCTAAGACCAATCATCAGCCTGCCACGTTCACTGTATTGAATTTTCCTGTAAAAGATGTGGAAAAAGCGGTGGACGAATTGATTGCAAAAGGTGTGGTATTTGAGCAGTACCAAGATCCCATCAAAACAGATGAAAAGGGTATCTGCAGAAATTCAGGACCCTTAATCGCCTGGTTTAAAGATCCTGCGGGAAACATTTTGTCCATTTTGGAAGACATTTAG
- a CDS encoding MATE family efflux transporter, translated as MKNEQGLLEGSIFKSLSMLAWPIIMANILQTAYQLIDTFWLGRLGANAVAAVSISFPILFLVLSLGAGLTLAGTVIVSQYKGASNQKMIDFSAGQTVALVLLVSSFLAVVGFFSARPLMVLIGAGPEILEDSVSYFQVSSWGFVFLFMFFVFQSLMRGIGNVLLPMYIVLGTVFLNLVLDPLFIFGYGSIPGYGVAGAAVASVITQGISAVVGLIILLGGKRGIRIKLRDMIPQWEWVKRLFSLGIPASLEQSSRAGAMTVMVMLVTSFGSNVVAAYGIGARILSLVIVPALGFAIATTTLVGQNIGAAKIKRAEKIGDLSSKIAFFGLTGVGLILFLLAEPLTRFFVPNDPQVIREGSKFIKIMAPSFGLLGVQQVLNGLFNGARFTQASMLISVFNMWIVRFPLAFILSYQTDLGFEGIWWSFPISNLFAAIVAFIYYKSGHWKVRTLRKRHLWLQQGIN; from the coding sequence ATGAAAAATGAGCAAGGGTTGCTAGAAGGAAGCATTTTTAAATCTTTATCCATGCTAGCCTGGCCAATAATCATGGCCAACATTCTTCAAACTGCTTACCAATTAATAGATACGTTCTGGCTTGGAAGATTAGGTGCTAATGCCGTTGCCGCAGTGAGTATCAGTTTCCCGATCCTGTTTTTAGTCCTGTCTTTAGGTGCTGGGTTGACCTTGGCAGGTACCGTTATTGTTTCTCAATACAAAGGCGCTTCCAATCAAAAAATGATTGATTTTTCTGCTGGACAAACGGTGGCTTTGGTATTGTTGGTTTCTTCTTTCTTAGCAGTGGTTGGTTTTTTTTCCGCAAGACCCTTAATGGTACTCATAGGAGCTGGTCCTGAAATCCTAGAAGATTCAGTTTCCTATTTTCAAGTGTCTTCTTGGGGCTTTGTGTTCCTATTTATGTTTTTTGTTTTTCAATCCTTAATGCGGGGAATCGGAAATGTGTTGCTTCCCATGTATATCGTGTTGGGCACTGTTTTTCTAAACTTGGTATTGGATCCCCTTTTTATATTTGGTTATGGATCTATCCCCGGTTATGGGGTAGCAGGAGCAGCAGTAGCAAGTGTGATCACACAGGGTATTTCTGCGGTAGTTGGGTTGATAATTCTATTGGGAGGCAAGCGCGGGATAAGAATTAAGTTAAGAGATATGATTCCCCAATGGGAGTGGGTGAAGCGATTGTTTTCCTTAGGCATCCCAGCCAGTTTGGAGCAGTCCTCCAGGGCTGGTGCCATGACAGTAATGGTCATGTTGGTTACAAGCTTTGGAAGTAATGTAGTGGCTGCCTATGGAATTGGAGCCAGGATATTGAGCTTAGTCATTGTCCCTGCATTAGGTTTTGCCATCGCCACGACGACCCTTGTCGGTCAAAATATTGGAGCGGCTAAAATCAAACGTGCTGAAAAAATAGGGGATTTAAGCAGTAAAATCGCCTTTTTTGGATTGACGGGGGTAGGCTTGATATTATTTCTACTGGCAGAGCCACTGACCCGGTTTTTTGTTCCCAATGATCCTCAAGTAATTCGAGAAGGGTCCAAGTTTATTAAGATAATGGCGCCAAGTTTTGGCTTATTGGGAGTTCAACAAGTATTAAATGGATTGTTTAATGGGGCACGTTTTACACAGGCTTCCATGTTGATTTCAGTTTTCAATATGTGGATCGTGCGGTTTCCGCTGGCGTTTATCCTTTCCTACCAAACAGATTTAGGTTTTGAAGGGATATGGTGGTCTTTCCCGATTTCTAACCTCTTTGCAGCGATAGTGGCTTTTATCTATTATAAATCGGGACATTGGAAAGTCCGAACGCTGAGAAAACGGCATTTATGGCTTCAACAAGGAATAAATTAA
- a CDS encoding sulfatase family protein, translated as MPLFLSRRKGNTNMMSKNLMKLTTYAFVLFFLFSCSNSEDKFPQQPNILFAIMDDVTYMHMGAYGSDWINTPNFDRVAAQGILFQNAYTPNAKCGPSRSNILTGRNSWQLEEAVNHWAYFPVKFKSVAESLSENGYHVGYTGKGWAPGVAKHADGSPRDLLVHRYSELTLNPPTPHISNVDYAANFEAFLKDNKEGEPFFFWYGGLEPHRGYEYGSGIAKGGKQLSQVKDEDIYSFWPQVDSVRTDLLDYAYEIEYFDKQLGKMLDQLEASGQLENTLVIVTSDNGMAFPRIKGQEYEYSNHLPLAMMWPAGIKSTGRKVEDLVSFIDFAPTFLELAGISEENSGMETITGKSLTEILFSEKEGKVTGFRDRVLIGKERHDVGRPNDAGYPIRGMVKEGMLYLKNYKTDRWPVGNPETGYLNTDGGATKTVILNSIYSPDTFQFWNWSFGKRNEEELYDIKNDPDCMRNLALEEGYQDILQEMRMEMVTALTEQGDPRMFGKGDVLERYPYADQGGVNFYERYLKGEDVKYGWVNQTDFQDLDEIETYQQLKNGSNSMLLDKK; from the coding sequence ATGCCCCTGTTTTTAAGTAGAAGAAAAGGGAATACTAACATGATGAGTAAGAACCTGATGAAATTAACTACTTATGCTTTTGTACTATTCTTCCTTTTTAGTTGTAGCAACTCAGAAGATAAGTTTCCCCAGCAACCGAATATCTTATTTGCGATCATGGACGATGTCACCTATATGCATATGGGGGCTTATGGAAGTGATTGGATCAATACTCCTAATTTTGACCGGGTTGCAGCTCAGGGTATTCTTTTTCAAAATGCCTATACCCCAAATGCAAAATGTGGACCTTCCAGATCCAATATTTTGACGGGCAGGAACTCCTGGCAATTGGAAGAAGCGGTCAATCATTGGGCTTATTTTCCCGTGAAGTTTAAGTCTGTTGCAGAATCCTTGTCTGAAAATGGATACCATGTTGGCTATACGGGGAAAGGTTGGGCGCCAGGGGTAGCAAAACATGCAGATGGAAGTCCAAGAGATTTATTGGTTCATCGGTACAGTGAACTAACGTTAAATCCGCCCACGCCTCATATCAGCAATGTAGATTATGCGGCCAATTTTGAAGCTTTTTTGAAAGACAATAAAGAGGGAGAACCTTTCTTTTTTTGGTATGGTGGTTTAGAACCTCATAGAGGTTATGAATATGGCTCCGGCATAGCCAAGGGTGGAAAGCAACTTAGCCAAGTGAAGGATGAGGATATTTATTCATTCTGGCCTCAAGTGGATTCTGTCAGAACGGACCTTTTGGATTATGCTTACGAGATTGAATATTTTGACAAGCAGCTAGGAAAAATGCTGGATCAATTGGAAGCATCTGGACAGTTGGAGAATACCTTGGTCATAGTTACTTCCGATAATGGCATGGCATTCCCAAGGATCAAGGGACAGGAATACGAATATTCAAACCATTTACCTTTGGCGATGATGTGGCCTGCAGGAATTAAGTCTACGGGTAGAAAGGTAGAGGACTTGGTAAGCTTTATTGATTTTGCCCCTACCTTTTTAGAATTGGCAGGGATTTCTGAAGAAAATTCGGGAATGGAAACTATTACAGGCAAGAGCTTAACGGAGATTTTATTTTCAGAAAAAGAAGGAAAAGTTACCGGTTTTAGGGACCGAGTTTTGATTGGAAAGGAGCGACATGATGTGGGTAGACCCAATGATGCAGGATATCCGATTCGTGGGATGGTCAAAGAGGGGATGCTTTACCTGAAAAACTACAAAACCGATAGATGGCCTGTAGGTAATCCGGAGACTGGATACCTGAATACGGATGGAGGTGCAACCAAAACGGTGATTTTAAATAGTATTTATTCCCCAGATACATTTCAATTTTGGAATTGGTCATTTGGGAAAAGAAATGAAGAAGAATTGTATGATATTAAGAATGATCCCGACTGTATGAGAAATTTGGCATTGGAGGAAGGATACCAGGATATTCTCCAGGAAATGCGCATGGAAATGGTGACTGCATTGACCGAACAAGGGGATCCAAGAATGTTTGGTAAAGGAGATGTTCTAGAAAGGTATCCTTATGCAGATCAGGGAGGAGTAAATTTTTATGAGCGCTACCTTAAGGGAGAGGATGTGAAGTATGGTTGGGTAAATCAAACTGATTTCCAGGATTTGGATGAAATTGAAACCTACCAACAGTTGAAAAATGGAAGTAATTCCATGCTTTTAGACAAAAAATAA
- a CDS encoding sulfatase family protein, with protein sequence MNLKSTFLLSLGIGLMTVLVSCSSGTEGDAKEQPSKPNIVIIYMDDLGYGDMGAYGATEINTPTMDRLANGGVRFTNGYASSATCTPSRYALLTGTYPWRNKNAHILPGTAPLIIDTAQLTLPKLLREQGYYTGIVGKWHLGLGDGTTNWNEHISPGPNEVGFDYSYILAATQDRVPTVYIHNGDVDGLDPNDPIEVDYSSNFEGEPTGLDNPELLTMKWHHGHNNSIVNGIPRIGFMKGGASAKWSDVDMADHFLKKAQDYVKTHKEEPFFLYYALQQPHVPRTPHPRFVGSSGMGPRGDVIVEADWVLGEFIKTLEEEGLLENTLIVFSSDNGPVLNDGYYDNAVEMLGDHTPAGPLRGGKYSLFEAGTRVPFFTYWKGTIQPGVSDALVSQIDLMTSLGRLAGSTKKGEDSEDFLHVFLGKSDQGRDELILEATSRLAIRKGDYVMIPPHKGAAKIETVNIEIGNDPHVQLYDLKSDIGQQQNLAEQHPDLVSEMIQDFERITGKKVDVTIN encoded by the coding sequence ATGAACCTAAAATCTACTTTTCTTTTATCACTAGGGATAGGGCTGATGACTGTCCTAGTAAGTTGTTCTTCTGGTACGGAAGGAGATGCTAAAGAGCAGCCATCCAAACCCAATATTGTGATCATCTATATGGATGATTTGGGGTATGGGGATATGGGGGCTTATGGAGCCACAGAAATCAATACCCCGACTATGGATCGCTTGGCCAATGGAGGGGTAAGGTTTACCAATGGCTACGCTTCCTCTGCCACCTGTACACCAAGCCGTTATGCCTTACTTACGGGCACTTATCCATGGAGAAATAAAAACGCCCATATTTTGCCTGGGACAGCTCCTTTGATTATCGATACGGCACAATTGACATTGCCTAAGCTATTAAGAGAACAAGGCTATTATACCGGGATCGTAGGAAAATGGCATTTGGGCCTTGGCGATGGAACTACCAATTGGAATGAACATATTTCTCCGGGACCGAATGAAGTGGGCTTTGATTACAGTTACATATTGGCTGCTACTCAGGATCGGGTTCCCACGGTATATATCCACAATGGCGATGTAGATGGTTTGGATCCAAATGATCCTATTGAAGTGGACTATTCAAGCAATTTTGAAGGTGAGCCAACCGGGCTGGATAACCCGGAATTATTGACCATGAAATGGCATCATGGGCATAACAATAGCATCGTCAATGGGATTCCCAGAATTGGTTTTATGAAAGGAGGGGCATCTGCCAAATGGAGTGATGTGGATATGGCTGATCACTTTTTGAAGAAGGCTCAGGACTATGTGAAAACCCATAAGGAAGAACCATTTTTCTTGTATTATGCGCTCCAACAGCCACATGTCCCTAGAACACCCCACCCTAGATTTGTGGGCTCTTCAGGAATGGGGCCACGTGGAGATGTCATTGTTGAAGCAGATTGGGTACTAGGAGAGTTTATAAAAACTTTGGAAGAAGAAGGATTATTAGAAAATACCTTGATAGTTTTTTCCAGCGACAATGGTCCTGTTTTGAATGATGGGTATTATGACAATGCCGTAGAGATGCTTGGAGATCATACCCCTGCGGGTCCTCTGAGAGGAGGGAAGTATAGTTTATTTGAGGCAGGAACAAGAGTTCCGTTTTTTACCTATTGGAAAGGAACCATTCAACCAGGAGTTTCTGATGCGTTAGTTTCTCAAATTGACTTGATGACATCTTTGGGACGCTTAGCGGGTAGTACAAAAAAAGGGGAGGATAGTGAGGATTTCCTGCATGTATTTCTGGGAAAATCAGATCAGGGAAGGGATGAATTGATATTGGAGGCAACCAGTAGGCTGGCAATTAGAAAAGGAGACTATGTGATGATTCCTCCTCATAAAGGAGCTGCAAAAATTGAGACGGTGAATATAGAGATAGGAAATGATCCCCATGTTCAATTGTATGATTTGAAATCAGACATAGGTCAACAACAAAATTTGGCAGAGCAGCATCCCGATCTTGTTTCCGAGATGATACAAGACTTTGAAAGAATTACAGGGAAGAAAGTGGATGTAACGATTAATTAA
- a CDS encoding DUF4397 domain-containing protein — MLNKVKNWSNKHLRSLLALLLIGATVSLTSCFDDDETIPVPPAAYVLVYQGSPDAPEMDIYANQNKINNYPIKYADGVNYGPFYTGERTFKFTSVNSLSSILEKDFTIKEDSVYSIFVLDQLSQIDAILVQDEWEEPVAEEAQLRLVHLSPDAGDVILEISEQESAFVSDLAFGTASDFEGIEAGTFDLTVKSSTTGETLVTATDIELKGNRVITLILRGLTSSTDNDKKIDLQLITNYVNY, encoded by the coding sequence ATGCTTAACAAAGTGAAAAATTGGTCTAACAAACATTTAAGATCATTACTTGCCCTGTTACTTATTGGCGCTACAGTTTCTTTAACCAGCTGCTTTGATGATGATGAAACCATTCCTGTACCCCCTGCAGCTTACGTTTTAGTGTACCAAGGTTCTCCCGATGCTCCAGAAATGGATATTTATGCAAATCAGAACAAAATCAACAACTACCCAATCAAGTATGCAGATGGGGTTAATTATGGCCCATTCTATACTGGAGAAAGAACGTTTAAATTTACTTCAGTCAATTCCTTGAGTTCCATTTTAGAAAAGGATTTCACCATCAAAGAGGATAGTGTCTATTCTATTTTCGTATTAGATCAACTATCTCAGATCGACGCAATCTTGGTTCAGGATGAATGGGAAGAGCCTGTTGCCGAAGAAGCCCAACTTAGATTGGTCCACTTATCTCCTGATGCTGGAGATGTTATTTTAGAAATCTCAGAACAAGAGTCTGCTTTTGTAAGTGATCTGGCTTTTGGAACTGCAAGTGATTTTGAAGGAATTGAAGCTGGGACGTTCGACCTAACGGTTAAGTCTTCCACTACCGGAGAAACCTTGGTCACAGCAACCGATATTGAGCTGAAAGGTAACCGTGTAATTACATTAATCTTAAGGGGTTTAACATCAAGCACCGATAATGACAAAAAGATTGATCTACAGCTGATCACCAATTATGTCAATTATTAA
- a CDS encoding DinB family protein has protein sequence METQIMNQIITKDQLLTHWQGHRTLSRRTLEKFPEKELFEFSIGGMRSYADLVKEMLAIAAPSAKGLETGKWEPLDEDKKDLKTKEDLLQAWDHATEVINGAWKNVPDEIFQKKVVAFGQYESTGYGLIAYAIENEVHHRGQGYVYLRALGIEPPFFWERE, from the coding sequence ATGGAAACGCAGATTATGAATCAAATCATCACAAAAGACCAACTTTTAACCCATTGGCAAGGACATAGAACCCTGAGCAGAAGAACGTTGGAAAAATTCCCCGAAAAGGAGCTTTTTGAGTTTAGCATTGGTGGAATGAGAAGCTATGCCGATTTAGTAAAAGAGATGTTGGCCATCGCAGCTCCTTCGGCAAAAGGTCTGGAAACAGGCAAATGGGAACCCCTTGATGAAGATAAAAAAGACTTGAAAACCAAAGAGGATTTACTGCAAGCTTGGGACCATGCAACGGAAGTAATCAATGGGGCTTGGAAGAATGTCCCTGATGAAATTTTTCAAAAGAAGGTAGTCGCTTTTGGTCAATATGAAAGTACTGGATATGGTCTAATTGCTTATGCCATTGAAAATGAAGTTCATCATAGAGGGCAGGGATATGTCTATCTGAGAGCATTAGGAATTGAACCTCCTTTCTTCTGGGAGCGGGAATAA